In Nitrospira lenta, one genomic interval encodes:
- a CDS encoding HlyD family efflux transporter periplasmic adaptor subunit — MSQVSSAESQRIGPSPALPVPASSQDAALWSDFAHATTISGFCRSWLALQCAQLDGIRAGMVLIGVPDQGPFRPIAFWPDSRRNLSYLTATAQQALTERKGVVVASETVVSPDVGEHCEVAYPIEVRNELHGAIVLDVSPADQSELQAVLRQLHWGAGWLELLVSRERMEQEVAAKDRVEKTLDLVASVLGHDRVHAACMSLTTALAAACQCDRVSIGFLDRGRTAVKAVSHSAEFMQQANLFRSIAAAMEEALDQRVTITHPPTGLSTTVVRAHDELSHQHAPGAICTVPIMGGRAPIGALLLERPADRPFDEDTIQLCQSVAAVVGPILEVQRRDDRWLFVKILDASWTYVRSLIGLRHVAVKLASAGVLGLLLFCVFAKGEYRVAAKAVLEPVVQRAAVAPFNGFIREAPVRAGAVVDAGQLLCLLDDRELKLERLKSAGRAEELRKEYSKAMAEQKASQVEIVSAQLRQVEAEIALYDDQLGRTRMVAPFRGMVVTGDLSQELGAPVEKGKVLFEIAPLDAYRLVLEVDERDIADVRAGQTGALMLSAFPTDTADFMVETVTPVSTAQDGRNFFRVESRFDLPHGRLQPGMEGAGKIAVDRRRLVWIWTHPVTDWIRLALWSWLP, encoded by the coding sequence ATGAGCCAGGTATCTTCGGCAGAGTCTCAGCGCATTGGGCCTTCTCCGGCGTTGCCGGTGCCGGCATCAAGCCAAGATGCCGCGTTATGGTCTGACTTTGCGCACGCGACGACGATCAGTGGATTTTGCCGAAGCTGGCTGGCTCTGCAATGCGCGCAGCTTGACGGCATTCGGGCCGGTATGGTCCTCATCGGCGTTCCCGATCAAGGGCCGTTTCGTCCGATTGCCTTTTGGCCCGACTCGCGCCGAAATCTGAGCTATCTCACGGCAACAGCGCAGCAAGCTCTGACGGAACGCAAGGGTGTGGTCGTCGCATCGGAGACGGTTGTCTCGCCGGATGTCGGGGAGCACTGTGAAGTGGCCTATCCGATCGAAGTGCGGAATGAGCTGCATGGGGCGATCGTGCTCGATGTCTCGCCCGCCGATCAAAGTGAGCTGCAAGCGGTGTTGCGACAGCTCCATTGGGGCGCCGGATGGCTGGAACTGCTTGTGAGCCGCGAGCGGATGGAGCAGGAAGTCGCCGCCAAAGATCGCGTGGAGAAAACCCTCGATCTGGTTGCCTCGGTGCTGGGGCATGACCGGGTGCATGCCGCCTGTATGAGTTTGACAACGGCATTGGCGGCGGCCTGCCAGTGCGACCGGGTCAGCATCGGGTTTCTTGATCGTGGCCGGACTGCCGTTAAGGCGGTTTCCCACAGCGCCGAGTTTATGCAGCAGGCAAATCTGTTTCGTTCGATCGCGGCGGCGATGGAGGAGGCACTCGATCAACGGGTGACGATTACTCATCCTCCGACCGGTTTGTCGACGACGGTGGTGCGGGCTCACGACGAATTGTCTCATCAGCATGCGCCCGGTGCGATTTGCACGGTACCGATTATGGGCGGCCGGGCCCCTATCGGAGCTCTTCTGCTTGAGCGTCCGGCGGATCGGCCGTTTGACGAGGATACGATTCAGCTATGCCAGTCCGTTGCCGCGGTCGTCGGGCCGATTCTTGAGGTCCAGCGGCGCGATGATCGCTGGTTGTTCGTAAAGATTCTGGACGCGAGTTGGACGTATGTCCGCTCGTTGATCGGTCTCAGGCACGTTGCGGTGAAGTTGGCGTCCGCCGGGGTGCTTGGTCTGTTGCTGTTCTGTGTATTCGCCAAGGGGGAGTACCGGGTTGCCGCCAAGGCCGTCTTGGAACCGGTTGTGCAGCGGGCGGCGGTGGCCCCGTTCAATGGTTTTATTCGTGAGGCGCCGGTCCGCGCCGGAGCCGTGGTCGATGCCGGACAGTTGCTGTGTCTTCTGGACGATCGCGAGCTGAAATTGGAACGGCTCAAATCCGCAGGCCGGGCTGAGGAATTGCGCAAAGAATACAGTAAGGCCATGGCGGAGCAAAAAGCCTCGCAGGTTGAAATCGTGTCGGCGCAATTGCGGCAAGTTGAGGCGGAGATCGCGCTGTACGACGATCAACTCGGGCGGACTCGCATGGTGGCGCCGTTCCGAGGGATGGTGGTCACGGGAGATTTGAGTCAGGAGCTTGGCGCACCGGTCGAGAAGGGCAAGGTTTTGTTTGAAATTGCGCCGCTGGATGCCTACCGCTTGGTCCTCGAAGTCGACGAGCGGGACATTGCCGATGTGCGCGCCGGACAGACTGGGGCTCTGATGCTTTCGGCGTTTCCGACGGACACCGCAGATTTCATGGTCGAGACCGTGACGCCGGTCTCGACGGCCCAAGATGGACGCAATTTTTTCCGTGTGGAGTCTCGATTCGATCTCCCGCACGGCCGCCTTCAGCCTGGCATGGAGGGCGCCGGTAAGATCGCCGTCGACCGGCGCCGGCTGGTGTGGATATGGACGCATCCAGTCACGGATTGGATCCGGTTAGCCCTCTGGTCATGGCTCCCGTAG
- a CDS encoding DUF3467 domain-containing protein, with product MSTETSKAPRQTQDAAAQAAKAAANPSIRWDDTNLKSSYANVCNVSTTREEVVLIFGINNAWERGQSEVHVQLTDRLILSPFAAKRLATLLTNVMTDYEKRFGAMTEQPGRPE from the coding sequence ATGTCTACTGAAACCTCAAAGGCTCCCCGCCAGACTCAGGATGCTGCTGCGCAGGCTGCGAAAGCGGCGGCGAATCCTTCCATTCGCTGGGACGACACCAATCTCAAAAGCTCGTATGCCAATGTGTGTAATGTGTCGACCACACGTGAAGAAGTAGTCCTTATTTTCGGGATCAATAATGCGTGGGAACGTGGCCAAAGCGAAGTGCATGTGCAGCTGACGGACCGGTTGATTCTCAGCCCGTTTGCCGCCAAACGGCTGGCTACGCTTTTAACGAATGTCATGACGGATTATGAAAAGCGATTTGGCGCCATGACGGAACAGCCTGGCCGTCCAGAGTAA